One genomic region from Ochotona princeps isolate mOchPri1 chromosome 5, mOchPri1.hap1, whole genome shotgun sequence encodes:
- the LOC101521666 gene encoding intestinal-type alkaline phosphatase yields the protein MRSHCLLLLLLALRWRSALAVIPEEEEDPAFWYQKANEALAGARKLQPIQTAAKNLILFLGDGMGVPTVTATRILKGQLNNKLGPETPLAMDEFPYLALSKTYNVDRQVPDSAGTATAFLCGVKANFKTIGLSAAARYNQCKTSHGHEVLSVMYRAKQAGKSVGVVTTTRVQHASPAGAYAHTVNRDWYSDADMPESARQEGCQDIAAQLISNMDIDVILGGGRKYMFPKGTPDPEYPFQSGTRLDGRNLVEEWLSKHQGARYVWNLTGLQQASADASVTHLMGLFEPSDMKYDIQRDPRQDPSLVNMTEAAIRLLSRNPLGFYLFVEGGRIDHGHHASTAYLALTEAVVFDSAIERAGQLTDEQDTLTLITADHSHVFSFGGYTLRGSSIFGLAPTFAQDGKTYTSILYGNGPGYALRAGNRPNVTETNSNDPHYQQQAAVPLSSETHGGEDVALLARGPQAHLVHGVQEQSYVAHVMAFAACIEPYTDCGLPPPGGHTSAAHPGSTTGPSLWLLLGLGLYLGSLVH from the exons ATGAGGAGCCACTgtttgctgctcctgctgctggccctgaGGTGGCGGTCGGCCTTGGCTGTCATCCCAG aggaagaggaggacccCGCCTTCTGGTACCAAAAGGCCAATGAGGCCCTGGCTGGCgccaggaagctgcagcccatcCAGACGGCAGCCAAGAACCTCATCCTCTTTCTGGGCGATG ggatgggggtgcCCACGGTGACAGCCACGCGGATCCTGAAGGGGCAGCTGAACAACAAGCTGGGGCCCGAGACCCCCCTGGCCATGGACGAATTCCCATACCTGGCCCTGTCCAAG ACATACAACGTGGACAGGCAGGTGCCCGACAGTGCTGGCACTGCCACGGCATTCCTATGCGGGGTCAAGGCCAACTTCAAGACCATCGGCCTGAGTGCAGCTGCCCGCTATAACCAGTGCAAGACCAGCCATGGCCATGAGGTGCTCTCAGTGATGTACAGGGCCAAGCAGGCAG GGAAGTCTGTGGGAGTGGTGACGACCACGCGGGTACAGCACGCCTCGCCTGCCGGCGCCTACGCACATACAGTGAACCGCGACTGGTACTCAGATGCCGACATGCCTGAATCAGCACGGCAGGAGGGTTGCCAGGACATTGCCGCTCAGCTCATCTCCAACATGGACATCGAC GTGATCCTGGGTGGGGGCCGCAAGTACATGTTCCCCAAAGGGACTCCGGACCCTGAATACCCATTCCAGAGTGGGACCAGGTTGGATGGACGAAATTTGGTAGAGGAATGGCTGTCAAAGCATCAG GGGGCCCGCTACGTGTGGAACCTTACAGGGCTCCAGCAAGCCTCTGCGGATGCCAGCGTGACCCACCTCATGG GTCTCTTTGAACCCTCAGATATGAAATATGACATCCAGCGGGACCCGAGGCAGGACCCCTCCCTGGTGAACATGACAGAGGCTGCCATCCGTCTGCTCAGCCGGAACCCCCTGGGCTTCTACCTGTTTGTGGAGG GCGGCCGCATCGACCATGGTCACCATGCGAGCACAGCTTACCTGGCGCTCACCGAGGCCGTGGTGTTTGACAGCGCCATTGAGCGAGCAGGCCAGCTCACGGATGAGCAGGACACGCTGACCCTGATCACCGCCGACCACTCCCACGTCTTCTCCTTTGGGGGCTACACGCTGAGGGGCAGCTCCATCTTCG GCCTGGCCCCCACCTTTGCCCAGGACGGCAAGACCTACACCTCCATCCTGTATGGCAATGGTCCTGGCTACGCACTCCGTGCTGGTAACCGCCCCAACGTCACTGAGACCAACAGCA ATGACCCTCACTACCAACAGCAGGCAGCCGTGCCCCTGTCGAGTGAGACACACGGTGGCGAGGATGTGGCACTGCTGGCGCGTGGGCCACAGGCGCACCTGGTGCACGGGGTGCAGGAGCAGAGCTACGTGGCGCATGTCATGGCCTTTGCTGCCTGCATTGAGCCCTACACCGACTGCGGCCTGCCACCCCCCGGCGGACACACCAGCGCAGCGCACCCGGGATCCACCACAGGCCCTTCACTTTGGTTGCTTTTGGGACTGGGCCTTTATCTAGGGTCGTTGGTGCACTGA
- the LOC101521434 gene encoding intestinal-type alkaline phosphatase gives MRGPGLLLLLLLLALRRPALAVIPEEEEDPAFWYQKANEALADARKLQPIQTAAKNLILFLGDGMGVPTVTATRILKGQLNNKLGPETPLAMDEFPYLALSKTYNVDRQVPDSAGTATAYLCGVKANYGTIGLSAAARYDQCNTSHGHEVLSVMYRAKQAGKSVGVVTTTRVQHASPAGTYAHTVNRNWYSDANMPESARQEGCQDIAAQLISNMDIDVILGGGRRYMFPEGTPDPEYPSDINQSGTRLDGRNLVEEWLSKHQGARYVWNLTGLQQASADASVTHLMGLFEPSDMKYDIQRDPQQDPSLVNMTEAAIRLLSRNPLGFYLFVEGGRIDHGHHAGTAYQALTEAVVFDSAIEQAGQLTDEQDTLTLITADHSHVFSFGGYTLRGSSIFGLAPTFAQDGKTYTSILYGNGPGYALSDGDRPNVTETNSNDPDYQQQAAVPLSSETHGGEDVALLARGPQAHLVHGVQEQSYVAHVMAFAACIEPYTDCGLPPPFSGAHPGPSAGPSLPLLAGTLLLLLGVTALP, from the exons ATGCGGGGACccgggctgctgctgctcctgctgctgctggccctgaGGCGGCCGGCCCTGGCTGTCATCCCAG aggaagaggaggacccCGCCTTCTGGTACCAAAAGGCCAATGAGGCCCTGGCTGATgccaggaagctgcagcccatcCAGACAGCAGCCAAGAACCTCATCCTCTTTCTGGGCGATG ggatgggggtgcCCACGGTGACAGCCACGCGGATCCTGAAGGGGCAGCTGAACAACAAGCTGGGGCCCGAGACCCCCCTGGCCATGGACGAATTCCCATACCTGGCCCTGTCCAAG ACATACAACGTGGACAGGCAGGTGCCCGACAGTGCTGGCACTGCCACGGCCTACCTATGCGGGGTCAAGGCCAACTACGGGACCATCGGCCTGAGCGCAGCTGCCCGCTATGACCAGTGCAACACCAGCCATGGCCATGAGGTGCTCTCAGTGATGTACAGGGCCAAGCAGGCAG GGAAGTCTGTGGGAGTGGTGACGACCACGCGGGTACAGCACGCCTCGCCTGCCGGCACCTATGCACATACAGTGAACCGCAACTGGTACTCAGATGCCAACATGCCTGAATCGGCACGGCAGGAGGGTTGCCAGGACATTGCCGCTCAGCTCATCTCCAACATGGACATCGAT GTGATCCTGGGTGGGGGTCGCAGGTACATGTTCCCTGAAGGGACCCCGGACCCTGAATACCCAAGTGACATCAACCAGAGTGGGACCAGGTTGGATGGACGAAATTTGGTAGAGGAATGGCTGTCAAAGCATCAG GGGGCCCGCTACGTGTGGAACCTTACAGGGCTCCAGCAAGCCTCTGCGGATGCCAGCGTGACCCACCTCATGG GTCTCTTTGAGCCCTCAGATATGAAATATGACATCCAGCGGGACCCGCAGCAGGACCCCTCCCTGGTGAACATGACAGAGGCTGCCATCCGTCTGCTCAGCCGGAACCCCCTGGGCTTCTACCTGTTTGTGGAGG GCGGCCGCATCGACCATGGTCACCATGCGGGCACAGCTTACCAGGCGCTCACCGAGGCCGTGGTGTTTGACAGCGCCATTGAGCAAGCAGGCCAGCTCACGGATGAACAGGACACGCTGACCCTGATCACCGCTGACCACTCCCACGTCTTCTCCTTTGGGGGCTACACGCTGAGGGGCAGCTCCATCTTCG GCCTGGCCCCCACCTTTGCCCAGGACGGCAAGACCTACACCTCCATCCTGTATGGCAATGGTCCTGGCTACGCACTCAGTGACGGTGACCGCCCCAACGTCACTGAGACCAACAGCA ATGACCCTGACTACCAACAGCAGGCAGCCGTGCCCCTGTCGAGTGAGACACATGGTGGCGAGGATGTGGCACTGTTGGCGCGCGGGCCACAGGCGCACCTGGTGCACGGGGTGCAGGAGCAGAGCTACGTGGCACATGTCATGGCCTTTGCTGCCTGCATTGAGCCCTACACCGACTGCGGCCTGCCACCCCCTTTCAGTGGCGCTCACCCCGGGCCGTCCGCGGGTCCCTCGCTGCCACTGCTGGCAGGGACTCTACTGCTGTTGCTGGGGGTGACTGCCTTACCCTGA